The following coding sequences lie in one Psychrobacter arenosus genomic window:
- the rlmD gene encoding 23S rRNA (uracil(1939)-C(5))-methyltransferase RlmD encodes MQPTDSTRNNSKKALAAAPSKKQSKPSARVRNRLKDAAPLPFNIDGLSHDGRGVAIYGNGFGEDDGHITDKHGKKVFVSFALPNETVAVKISNSRASFEEGDAVQVMANPNPERQTPPCPHFGVCGGCSLQHWQPEGQIAFKQTVLAELLHHQAGVQPEAWLPPVVGDRLGYRTKARMGVRYVAKKETALVGFRERNSNFLAALDICYILDERIGLEIENLKALISSLEMRSRIAQLELAMGEAQPELPDGEQPVALIVRHLEPLPQSDIDKLKVFFAARNWQLYLQPKGPDSIHRVQLHDSDDMSEQFGRLYYQLPEFNLTYEFIPTDFTQVNLSVNRKMTKLACDLLDLKPGERVLDLFSGLGNFSLPLARLVGGEDGTQGLAIGVEGSDAMTERAANNAARNGITNTEFYNQDLTKDFSEQSWAQQGFDAILIDPPRSGAWEVMQYLPRFNASRIVYVSCNPATLARDTKALIEQGYRLTHAGVMDMFCHTGHVESIARFEK; translated from the coding sequence ATGCAACCCACCGATTCGACCCGTAACAACTCAAAAAAAGCTCTTGCGGCAGCACCTAGCAAAAAGCAATCTAAACCTAGTGCACGCGTGCGCAACCGCTTAAAAGATGCTGCGCCTCTACCCTTCAATATTGATGGGCTCTCTCATGATGGCCGCGGCGTCGCCATCTATGGCAATGGTTTTGGTGAAGACGACGGTCATATCACTGATAAACATGGCAAAAAAGTCTTCGTCAGCTTTGCTTTACCGAATGAAACCGTCGCGGTCAAAATTAGCAATAGCCGTGCCAGCTTCGAAGAAGGCGATGCAGTTCAGGTCATGGCCAATCCTAACCCTGAACGCCAAACGCCCCCTTGCCCACATTTTGGCGTGTGTGGCGGTTGCTCGCTACAGCACTGGCAGCCTGAAGGGCAAATTGCTTTTAAACAAACGGTTCTGGCTGAGTTATTACATCACCAAGCCGGTGTTCAACCTGAAGCATGGTTGCCCCCTGTCGTTGGCGATCGTTTAGGATATCGCACCAAAGCCCGGATGGGCGTACGCTATGTCGCCAAAAAAGAAACAGCACTGGTCGGTTTCCGCGAGCGTAACAGTAACTTCTTAGCGGCCCTTGATATCTGCTACATACTGGATGAGCGCATTGGCTTGGAGATCGAAAACCTTAAAGCACTGATTAGCTCCTTAGAGATGCGCTCTCGCATTGCGCAATTAGAATTGGCCATGGGTGAGGCGCAGCCTGAGCTGCCAGATGGTGAGCAGCCTGTAGCACTTATTGTCCGTCACCTTGAGCCTTTACCGCAAAGCGATATCGATAAACTTAAAGTGTTTTTTGCCGCTCGCAACTGGCAGTTATATTTGCAGCCTAAAGGCCCAGACAGCATTCATCGCGTGCAATTACATGACAGCGATGATATGAGTGAGCAATTTGGTCGCCTTTACTATCAGCTACCAGAATTCAACCTCACTTACGAGTTTATCCCTACTGACTTTACTCAAGTGAATTTATCAGTGAATCGTAAAATGACTAAGCTGGCTTGTGACCTGCTAGACCTTAAGCCGGGCGAGCGCGTGCTGGATCTATTTAGTGGCCTCGGTAACTTTAGCTTACCTCTCGCCCGCTTAGTCGGTGGCGAAGACGGCACACAAGGTCTGGCTATCGGAGTCGAAGGCTCAGACGCTATGACGGAACGCGCGGCGAATAATGCGGCTCGCAACGGGATAACGAATACTGAGTTTTATAATCAAGATCTAACCAAAGACTTTAGTGAGCAATCTTGGGCACAACAAGGCTTTGATGCTATTTTGATTGATCCGCCACGCTCTGGCGCTTGGGAAGTCATGCAATATTTGCCTCGCTTTAACGCCTCGCGCATCGTCTACGTGTCTTGTAACCCAGCAACCCTAGCTCGCGACACGAAAGCCCTTATCGAACAAGGCTACCGTTTGACGCATGCTGGGGTTATGGATATGTTCTGTCATACTGGCCATGTTGAATCTATCGCTCGTTTTGAAAAATAG
- a CDS encoding RelA/SpoT family protein yields MVKIREGLPLVDGQTTQADSATLAAQLVANQRTQQTANAYAQMPADIREQLATRKLHTTLDRSAYRSRLDADDFDFEDVDFQQSSADAELRLKASITGASSEPMVANDPHMHRYDNDVTDVDTLNIDVPAWLEGVAKRIGYEELPKLTAACEFIRNQMTTAESERSGAYVTGIGMTDILTYLYQDEDALVAAMLYRSARKGLISLQEIQRHFGEDIFILVKDTLAMGKLSDSIENNKRLEDHFANNQREQLSNIYSMLISVTNDVRVVLIKLAERTFAMRELSFSHSERQERVAREVMTIYAPLAHRLGIAQLKWELEDLSFRYLAPDRYKEIAKLLSEKRSEREDYIERVQQQLSRALEEAGIKGNVSGRVKHIYSIYRKMKLKGLSFDQLYDIRALRVLVDTPADCYYVLGLVHGLWRHIPEQFDDYLTNPKSNGYRSLHTAVIAEQKSLEVQIRTHDMHFEAELGMCAHVNYKEGLKNKKDTYLNQKINSLRQLLSLNNNDTATRPKYTDEDGVIHTSTVELDEEEQAVDFGEFERIYVFSRDGDITELPKGATVLDFAYYVHTQVGNRAQAARVNQRYVPLTYQLKTGEQVEIITKASREPNRDWLVASLGYIHTNRARSKLRQWFNRQDRDKNIEIGRQMLTKELDRLSVHPNSIDLSDYVQYFHVNCADDILVGLVTGEIGLNQLTGHISKQLQLEPEKDEETFSPSVHPKATGKLDAYKICVDGLDNIEINLAGCCHPVHGEPIAGFITLSKGVSIHNRGCPEYIRMVEREPERSISATWHSNSGRYQPVKIMLEAYDRRGLLRDLTQVMDNENVNIRQVETTSTDDNIAYLKFHIEVAGLAHLSKLLAKLEQQPGILHARRDVS; encoded by the coding sequence GTGGTCAAGATTCGCGAAGGATTGCCATTAGTTGATGGCCAAACCACTCAAGCTGATAGTGCAACGCTAGCCGCGCAACTGGTTGCCAATCAACGAACGCAACAGACCGCCAATGCCTATGCCCAGATGCCTGCAGATATCAGAGAGCAATTGGCCACGAGAAAACTGCATACCACTTTAGACCGCTCAGCCTATCGCTCTCGTTTAGATGCCGATGATTTTGATTTTGAGGACGTTGATTTTCAGCAGTCTTCTGCCGATGCTGAGTTACGCCTTAAGGCCAGCATCACCGGGGCTTCATCAGAGCCTATGGTGGCCAATGACCCGCATATGCACCGTTATGATAACGATGTCACAGATGTCGATACCTTAAATATCGATGTGCCCGCTTGGCTAGAAGGGGTGGCTAAACGTATTGGCTATGAAGAATTGCCGAAGTTGACGGCTGCCTGTGAGTTTATTCGCAACCAAATGACTACGGCGGAATCTGAACGCTCAGGTGCCTATGTGACCGGTATTGGCATGACCGATATCTTGACTTATTTATATCAAGACGAAGACGCTTTAGTAGCGGCTATGCTTTACCGTAGCGCTCGTAAAGGCTTAATTTCTTTACAAGAGATACAACGGCACTTTGGTGAAGACATTTTTATCTTGGTCAAAGATACCCTAGCGATGGGAAAGCTGTCAGACAGTATTGAGAATAACAAACGCCTAGAAGACCATTTCGCCAATAACCAACGTGAGCAGCTTTCCAACATCTACAGTATGCTTATCTCGGTGACCAACGACGTTCGGGTCGTCTTAATTAAGTTGGCTGAGCGTACCTTTGCCATGCGTGAGCTGTCATTTTCTCATTCAGAACGACAAGAGCGGGTCGCGCGTGAAGTCATGACCATTTATGCGCCCTTAGCGCATAGGTTAGGCATCGCCCAATTAAAGTGGGAGCTAGAGGACTTATCTTTTCGCTATTTGGCGCCGGATCGCTATAAAGAAATTGCTAAATTACTGTCTGAGAAACGCAGCGAGCGTGAAGACTATATTGAGCGAGTGCAACAGCAGCTTAGCCGGGCTTTAGAGGAAGCTGGTATCAAAGGCAATGTCTCCGGCCGAGTCAAACACATTTACTCTATCTACCGTAAAATGAAGCTTAAAGGCCTGTCTTTTGATCAGCTTTACGATATTCGCGCCCTACGTGTTTTGGTCGATACCCCAGCGGATTGTTACTACGTACTCGGTTTAGTCCATGGCCTATGGCGCCATATTCCTGAGCAGTTTGATGACTATCTGACCAACCCTAAATCTAATGGCTATCGCTCTTTACATACTGCGGTTATTGCAGAGCAGAAGTCTTTAGAGGTGCAGATTCGCACTCACGATATGCACTTTGAGGCTGAGCTGGGCATGTGCGCTCATGTTAACTACAAAGAAGGGTTAAAAAATAAAAAAGACACTTATCTAAACCAAAAGATAAATTCGCTACGCCAATTGCTTTCGTTAAATAACAATGACACGGCTACCCGTCCTAAATATACTGATGAAGATGGGGTCATTCACACCTCTACCGTGGAGCTCGATGAAGAAGAGCAAGCGGTTGATTTTGGAGAATTTGAGCGCATTTATGTGTTCAGTCGCGATGGTGATATTACTGAGTTGCCCAAAGGCGCTACGGTATTAGACTTTGCCTATTATGTGCATACTCAGGTGGGTAACCGCGCCCAAGCCGCCCGCGTCAACCAGCGTTATGTGCCCTTAACTTATCAGCTGAAAACCGGCGAACAAGTTGAAATTATTACTAAAGCCTCTCGTGAGCCCAACCGGGACTGGTTGGTGGCTTCATTAGGCTATATCCATACGAACCGTGCCCGCTCTAAACTGCGCCAATGGTTTAATCGCCAAGATCGTGATAAAAATATTGAGATTGGACGGCAGATGCTGACCAAAGAATTGGATCGCCTGTCTGTCCATCCTAACAGTATCGATTTAAGCGACTATGTGCAATATTTCCATGTTAATTGTGCAGACGATATCTTAGTAGGCTTGGTGACCGGTGAGATAGGCCTTAATCAATTAACGGGCCATATCTCCAAACAACTACAACTTGAGCCGGAAAAAGACGAAGAAACTTTTAGCCCTAGTGTGCATCCTAAAGCTACGGGTAAGTTAGATGCCTATAAGATTTGTGTGGATGGGTTAGACAATATTGAAATTAATTTAGCAGGATGCTGCCACCCCGTGCATGGCGAACCCATTGCAGGTTTTATCACCCTATCCAAAGGGGTTAGTATTCATAACCGCGGCTGCCCAGAATATATTCGTATGGTTGAGCGGGAACCCGAGCGCAGCATCAGCGCCACCTGGCATTCTAACTCTGGGCGTTATCAACCCGTGAAAATTATGCTTGAGGCTTATGATAGACGGGGGTTACTTCGCGATTTGACCCAAGTTATGGACAATGAAAACGTCAATATTCGTCAAGTTGAAACCACCAGTACGGATGACAATATTGCCTATTTAAAGTTTCATATTGAAGTGGCTGGATTGGCACATTTATCCAAGCTATTGGCCAAGCTTGAGCAGCAGCCCGGTATTTTGCATGCACGCCGCGATGTTTCCTAA
- the mutM gene encoding bifunctional DNA-formamidopyrimidine glycosylase/DNA-(apurinic or apyrimidinic site) lyase, whose amino-acid sequence MPELPEVETTKTSLNPLLGQTVQEVTIFQPKLRWPMPSNLADLVDYQLDNVERRAKYLILNFISKDSELAQTPKRLIIHLGMSGSLQQYPLATEPRKHDHLIIKFTKASGKVAQLHYHDPRRFGAVLWHDEYGDKLLNHLGPEPLSEDFDSQYLYDLIQRQLQASATTPHSKIEKKPKRAITRAIKSVIMDQAVVVGVGNIYATEALYLAGIHPAAPADSLTKAQLDELVKHIKIILAKSIKLGGSTLRDFTVASGQTGYFQQTLHVYGRQGEPCNQCGEVLENIKLNARASVFCPQCQPLL is encoded by the coding sequence ATGCCTGAACTTCCCGAAGTTGAAACTACGAAAACCAGTCTTAATCCGCTGCTTGGCCAAACTGTACAGGAAGTCACCATCTTCCAACCTAAACTACGTTGGCCAATGCCTAGTAATTTAGCAGATCTGGTCGATTATCAATTGGATAATGTTGAGCGCCGAGCTAAGTACCTAATATTGAATTTTATCTCAAAAGATAGTGAGCTTGCACAGACGCCTAAACGCTTGATTATTCACTTAGGGATGTCCGGTAGTTTGCAACAATACCCTTTAGCCACTGAGCCGCGCAAACATGATCATTTGATTATTAAATTTACAAAGGCTTCAGGCAAAGTAGCGCAATTACACTACCATGACCCCAGACGTTTTGGCGCTGTATTATGGCATGACGAGTATGGGGACAAACTTTTAAACCACCTGGGTCCTGAGCCGTTGTCAGAAGATTTCGACAGCCAGTATTTATATGATTTAATCCAGCGCCAGCTGCAAGCCAGTGCGACCACACCTCATAGTAAAATTGAAAAAAAACCTAAACGAGCCATCACGCGAGCTATTAAGTCTGTCATTATGGATCAAGCCGTGGTGGTAGGCGTGGGTAATATATATGCTACTGAAGCGCTATATTTAGCCGGCATTCATCCTGCTGCCCCTGCCGACAGTCTCACCAAAGCTCAATTAGATGAGTTAGTTAAGCATATTAAAATTATTTTAGCTAAGTCGATTAAGCTTGGCGGGTCTACCCTGCGTGACTTTACGGTCGCTAGCGGGCAGACCGGCTATTTTCAACAGACTTTACATGTTTATGGTCGTCAGGGTGAACCTTGCAACCAGTGTGGCGAGGTCTTAGAAAATATTAAGCTCAATGCTCGGGCAAGTGTATTCTGTCCACAGTGCCAACCGCTGCTATAA
- the mscL gene encoding large conductance mechanosensitive channel protein MscL — protein sequence MSMMSEFKEFAIKGNVMDLAVGVIIGGAFGTITTSLVEDIIMPIVAMIFGGELNFQNMFFTLGAVPEGVARNYEALKAAGVPILAYGNFITVLINFIILAFIIFMMVKAVNRLRRSEEEVAPTEPAEDIVLLREISAKLSNTTINK from the coding sequence ATGAGTATGATGTCTGAGTTTAAAGAGTTTGCTATCAAAGGCAATGTCATGGATTTGGCAGTGGGTGTCATTATCGGTGGGGCGTTTGGTACCATTACCACTTCATTGGTTGAAGATATCATTATGCCTATCGTAGCCATGATATTTGGTGGCGAGTTAAATTTCCAAAATATGTTTTTCACCTTGGGAGCCGTCCCTGAAGGGGTAGCTAGAAATTATGAAGCACTAAAAGCAGCAGGGGTACCTATTCTTGCTTACGGTAACTTCATTACAGTATTGATTAATTTCATTATCTTAGCGTTTATCATCTTTATGATGGTTAAAGCAGTAAACCGTCTACGTCGTTCAGAAGAAGAAGTTGCGCCGACAGAGCCAGCAGAAGACATCGTATTGTTACGTGAGATTAGTGCTAAACTTAGCAACACTACGATAAATAAATAG
- the typA gene encoding translational GTPase TypA codes for MANDIQNLRNIAIIAHVDHGKTTLVDKLLHQSGTFGDRANVAERAMDSGDIEQERGITILAKNTAIKWQHPKKDIEYRINIVDTPGHADFGGEVERVMSMVDCVLLVVDAVDGPMPQTRFVTQKAFEQGLKPIVVINKIDRPGARPDWVMDQIFDLFDNLGATDEQLDFPIVYASALNGIAGLEANELADDMTPLFETIVDVVQPPQVDADAPFRMQISSLDYNSFVGVIGIGRIQRGKISTNTPVTVIDKEGKTRNGRILKIMGYHGLDRIDVEDAQAGDIVCITGIDALNISDTICDPSNVEALPPLTVDEPTVSMNFQVNNSPFAGREGKFVTSRNIRERLERELIHNVALRVEDTESPDKFKVSGRGELHLSVLIENMRREGFEMGVSGPEVIVKEVDGKLQEPYENVIFDVEDEHQGSIMEQIGLRKGEMTDMQLDGKGRIRIEAVMPARGLIGFRSEFMTLTSGTGILTSSFSHYGPQKVGTVGGRSNGVLVSMTNGTCLGFALFNLQKRGKLFAEPQLEVYEGMIVGLNSRNDDMVVNPTTGKQLTNVRASGTDEALTLTPAIKFTLEQALEFIQGDELVEVTPKSIRLRKRYLTENERKRHSRKKDA; via the coding sequence ATGGCGAACGACATTCAGAACTTGCGTAATATTGCAATCATTGCCCACGTTGATCACGGTAAAACCACTTTGGTCGATAAGCTATTACATCAATCTGGTACCTTTGGCGACCGTGCAAACGTTGCGGAACGTGCGATGGATTCAGGTGATATTGAGCAAGAGCGTGGAATTACGATTCTTGCCAAGAACACTGCTATCAAATGGCAACATCCTAAAAAAGATATCGAATACCGTATTAATATCGTAGACACCCCAGGTCACGCCGACTTTGGTGGCGAAGTTGAGCGTGTCATGTCTATGGTTGACTGCGTATTGCTAGTCGTTGATGCGGTTGATGGCCCTATGCCACAAACCCGTTTTGTTACGCAAAAAGCTTTCGAGCAAGGCCTAAAACCAATCGTTGTTATCAATAAAATTGACCGTCCAGGCGCGCGTCCTGATTGGGTAATGGATCAAATTTTTGATTTGTTTGACAATCTAGGCGCCACTGATGAGCAGCTTGATTTCCCAATAGTATATGCTTCAGCATTAAACGGTATCGCGGGTTTAGAAGCTAACGAGCTTGCTGATGACATGACCCCATTGTTTGAAACTATTGTTGACGTAGTACAACCACCGCAAGTTGATGCAGATGCACCATTCCGTATGCAGATTTCGAGCCTTGACTATAATAGTTTTGTAGGCGTTATCGGTATAGGCCGTATCCAACGTGGTAAAATTTCGACCAACACGCCAGTGACAGTTATCGATAAAGAAGGCAAAACTCGCAACGGTCGTATTCTAAAAATCATGGGCTACCATGGTCTAGATCGTATCGATGTTGAAGATGCGCAAGCTGGTGACATCGTTTGTATTACAGGTATCGATGCGTTAAATATCTCTGATACTATCTGTGATCCTAGTAATGTTGAAGCTTTACCACCACTAACAGTGGATGAGCCAACCGTTTCAATGAACTTTCAGGTTAATAACTCACCATTCGCCGGTCGTGAAGGTAAGTTTGTGACTTCACGTAATATTCGTGAGCGTCTAGAGCGTGAATTGATTCATAACGTTGCCTTACGTGTTGAAGATACGGAATCTCCAGACAAGTTTAAAGTTTCTGGCCGTGGTGAGTTGCATTTATCAGTACTTATTGAAAATATGCGCCGCGAAGGGTTTGAGATGGGCGTTTCAGGTCCAGAAGTTATCGTTAAAGAAGTCGATGGTAAACTACAAGAACCGTATGAAAACGTTATCTTTGATGTAGAAGACGAGCACCAAGGTTCTATCATGGAGCAAATCGGTCTACGCAAAGGCGAAATGACAGATATGCAACTTGATGGTAAAGGGCGTATTCGTATCGAAGCCGTTATGCCCGCTCGTGGTTTGATTGGTTTCCGTTCAGAATTCATGACCTTAACATCAGGTACTGGTATCTTAACGTCAAGCTTCTCACATTACGGTCCACAAAAAGTAGGTACTGTAGGTGGTCGTTCTAATGGCGTGTTGGTCTCTATGACCAATGGTACTTGCTTAGGTTTCGCACTATTTAACTTACAAAAACGTGGTAAGCTATTTGCTGAGCCACAGTTAGAAGTCTACGAAGGTATGATTGTTGGCTTAAACTCACGTAATGACGATATGGTGGTTAACCCGACTACGGGCAAACAGCTTACCAACGTTCGTGCTAGTGGTACGGATGAAGCGCTGACGTTGACGCCGGCTATCAAATTTACTCTAGAGCAAGCTCTTGAATTTATTCAAGGCGACGAATTGGTAGAAGTAACTCCGAAGTCTATCCGTCTGCGTAAGCGTTATCTCACTGAGAACGAACGTAAACGTCATAGCCGTAAAAAAGACGCTTAA
- a CDS encoding OmpA family protein, whose product MKLNKIALALVAVAAAPMAATAGVTVSPLLLGYHYTDEAADEQRDIFRTGKDLYQNANGQQIGNGDRGNANGGVAMESGLYTGAALGIELTPSTQFQVEYGVSNANGEASEDSAEAGVNRFDMEQQTLSGNFLIGTEEFTGYTESPFKPYVLIGAGQSKIKVENQEQYTNSAGNVVKAGTEVSQSTDTIGNLGLGAMYRINDALSLRGEARAIHNFDNNWWEGMALAGLEVVLGGHLAPTVAVPPAEPVDTPTTPIILVEQDQDVDSDGDGVIDSLDACPGTPMNVVVDERGCPREVLVSDELKMELRVFFDNDKSKIKDQYKPEIAKVAEKMREYPNSTASIEGHASKTGPSAKYNQRLSEARAVAVKSMLTNEFGVAPGRLSTVGYGYERPIAPNDTEEGRAMNRRVYAIITGDKTMTVEQTKDMEVQ is encoded by the coding sequence ATGAAATTGAATAAAATTGCTCTAGCTTTAGTAGCAGTGGCTGCAGCGCCAATGGCAGCAACAGCTGGTGTTACTGTTAGCCCACTATTACTAGGTTATCACTACACTGATGAAGCAGCTGACGAACAGCGTGACATCTTCCGTACTGGTAAAGATCTATACCAAAACGCTAATGGCCAACAAATTGGTAATGGCGACCGTGGTAATGCTAACGGCGGCGTAGCTATGGAAAGCGGCCTATATACTGGTGCAGCACTTGGTATCGAACTAACGCCTTCAACTCAGTTCCAAGTTGAGTATGGTGTTTCTAACGCTAACGGCGAAGCTTCTGAAGATTCAGCTGAAGCTGGTGTTAACCGTTTCGATATGGAACAGCAAACACTTTCTGGTAACTTCTTAATCGGTACTGAAGAGTTCACCGGTTACACTGAAAGCCCGTTCAAGCCATATGTATTGATTGGTGCTGGTCAGTCTAAAATCAAAGTAGAAAACCAAGAGCAATATACTAATAGTGCTGGTAACGTTGTTAAAGCAGGTACTGAAGTATCTCAATCTACTGATACTATTGGTAACCTAGGTCTAGGTGCTATGTATCGTATCAACGATGCACTAAGCCTACGTGGTGAAGCTCGTGCTATCCATAACTTTGATAACAACTGGTGGGAAGGCATGGCTCTAGCGGGTCTAGAAGTCGTCCTAGGTGGCCATTTAGCCCCAACAGTAGCAGTACCACCTGCTGAGCCAGTTGATACTCCAACTACTCCTATCATCCTTGTTGAACAAGATCAAGATGTTGACTCTGATGGCGACGGCGTAATCGATAGCCTAGACGCATGCCCAGGTACACCAATGAACGTCGTAGTAGACGAGCGCGGTTGCCCACGTGAAGTTCTAGTTAGCGATGAATTGAAAATGGAACTTCGTGTCTTCTTTGACAACGACAAGTCTAAGATCAAAGATCAATACAAACCAGAAATCGCTAAAGTAGCAGAGAAGATGCGCGAGTATCCTAACTCTACTGCTAGCATCGAAGGTCATGCTTCTAAAACTGGTCCTTCAGCTAAGTACAACCAACGTCTATCTGAAGCCCGTGCTGTAGCTGTTAAGTCTATGTTGACTAACGAATTTGGTGTTGCTCCAGGTCGTCTAAGCACAGTTGGTTACGGTTATGAGCGTCCAATCGCGCCAAACGATACTGAAGAAGGTCGCGCTATGAACCGTCGTGTTTATGCCATCATCACTGGTGACAAAACTATGACTGTTGAGCAAACTAAAGATATGGAAGTTCAATAA
- a CDS encoding pilus assembly FimT family protein — translation MLSVEIEVISLRKQHGITLVELLVAITIILIIVSIATPSFKEWQEKMEAKRVEGVLMSILRQAKSESFITKQDTLFCLSNGAGRCHRNSDKELLLFIDRNNNRHFDVLIDELIIKETTNLKYGRLFLRMGSRRHYTKFFGNTGLPRGHMGHIKYCPFSENTNRMFLITISNLGKFTPRPYSNRRTGC, via the coding sequence ATGCTTTCAGTAGAAATTGAAGTAATTTCCTTACGTAAGCAACATGGCATTACCCTAGTCGAATTATTAGTCGCTATTACTATAATACTAATTATAGTTAGCATTGCTACTCCTAGCTTTAAAGAGTGGCAAGAAAAAATGGAAGCGAAACGGGTTGAAGGAGTACTGATGAGTATATTAAGACAAGCAAAAAGTGAAAGTTTTATTACTAAGCAAGACACTTTATTCTGTCTATCCAACGGTGCAGGACGCTGTCATAGGAATAGTGATAAAGAATTATTGCTATTTATAGACCGTAACAACAATAGACACTTCGATGTTTTAATAGATGAACTTATAATTAAAGAAACGACCAACCTAAAGTATGGTCGTTTATTTCTAAGGATGGGATCGAGACGACACTATACTAAGTTTTTTGGCAATACGGGCTTACCTCGCGGTCATATGGGACATATCAAGTATTGTCCGTTTTCAGAAAATACTAATAGAATGTTTTTAATTACTATTAGCAATTTAGGAAAATTCACCCCTAGACCTTATAGCAATCGTCGTACTGGCTGTTAA
- the pdxJ gene encoding pyridoxine 5'-phosphate synthase yields the protein MTTSKRPLLGVNIDHVATLRQARGVDYPCPVEAARICEQAGADGITLHLREDRRHIQDHDVYAMAEAITTRMNLEIAATAEMVTIACQVKPAWVCLVPEKREELTTEGGLEVAGQQKLLTDIIAQLQEAGSRVSLFIDPEPKQIAAAIACGADAIELHTGAYAEAGLANDLSQQQHELARIKAAVDFAQTENSDLIVNAGHGLTRDNVGAIAQIAGIYELNIGHALIADAVFMGLAESVKAMRAAMRSSI from the coding sequence ATGACAACATCTAAGCGCCCTTTATTAGGGGTCAATATCGATCATGTGGCCACTTTGCGTCAAGCTCGTGGGGTCGATTATCCTTGTCCTGTCGAAGCCGCTCGCATCTGTGAGCAAGCCGGTGCCGATGGTATCACCCTGCATTTGCGTGAAGATCGACGTCATATTCAAGATCATGATGTCTATGCTATGGCAGAAGCTATTACTACTCGTATGAATTTAGAAATCGCTGCGACTGCTGAAATGGTCACCATTGCTTGCCAAGTAAAACCTGCTTGGGTGTGCTTGGTACCTGAAAAACGCGAAGAGTTAACGACAGAAGGTGGGTTAGAGGTAGCGGGTCAACAAAAACTATTGACTGACATTATCGCGCAATTGCAAGAAGCAGGCAGTCGGGTGTCTCTTTTTATAGATCCTGAGCCGAAACAAATTGCTGCCGCTATTGCTTGTGGGGCAGACGCCATTGAGTTGCATACAGGTGCTTATGCGGAAGCCGGATTGGCGAATGATTTATCGCAGCAGCAACATGAGCTTGCCCGTATTAAAGCAGCGGTTGATTTTGCGCAAACTGAAAATAGTGATTTAATTGTGAATGCTGGTCATGGTCTTACTCGAGATAATGTAGGGGCTATTGCGCAGATTGCGGGTATTTATGAGTTGAATATAGGTCATGCTTTGATTGCGGACGCGGTCTTTATGGGCTTAGCTGAGTCTGTCAAAGCGATGCGTGCCGCTATGAGGTCAAGTATATAA
- the recO gene encoding DNA repair protein RecO → MRNEALSGYVLHYRAYQEKRALYYLFTEQHGVVHGIGKRGLPLFEPLQMFATGKRELKTLTQVQITAVNAPIRGSQQYTGLYLNEILYRLLPVEDPLPMLWAHYEASLNLLRQPLSDEALKLCLREFESSLFNALGYEILLSHDSEAQPIDTAKRYSYRPDLGFVPIIGADTKATNDFSQTSIFSGVDLLRMQEQGVGLETLSLWSQLNRELIAHLLDYQPLQSRLLWQQQQRYQ, encoded by the coding sequence ATGCGCAATGAAGCGCTTAGTGGTTATGTCCTGCATTATCGTGCCTATCAAGAAAAGCGCGCCTTATATTATTTGTTTACTGAGCAGCATGGCGTGGTACACGGGATTGGTAAACGTGGGCTACCGTTATTTGAGCCTTTACAGATGTTTGCAACTGGCAAGCGTGAGCTGAAGACCTTAACGCAAGTGCAGATCACTGCAGTGAATGCGCCTATTCGCGGGAGTCAGCAATATACGGGCTTATATTTGAATGAAATACTGTACCGTCTGTTGCCCGTTGAAGATCCATTGCCGATGTTATGGGCACACTATGAAGCCAGTTTAAATTTACTGCGGCAACCGCTTAGTGATGAGGCGCTAAAGTTATGTTTGCGAGAGTTTGAGTCCAGTCTTTTTAATGCCTTAGGGTATGAGATACTGTTAAGCCATGATAGTGAGGCACAGCCTATTGATACTGCTAAGCGCTATAGTTATCGACCAGACCTTGGCTTTGTTCCTATAATAGGAGCAGACACTAAAGCTACTAATGACTTTAGTCAAACCAGTATTTTTAGCGGTGTTGATTTATTGAGGATGCAAGAGCAAGGGGTGGGTCTAGAGACTTTATCGCTTTGGTCACAACTTAACCGAGAGTTAATAGCGCACCTATTAGACTATCAACCTCTACAAAGCCGGCTGTTATGGCAGCAGCAGCAGCGTTATCAATAA